The Zingiber officinale cultivar Zhangliang chromosome 10A, Zo_v1.1, whole genome shotgun sequence genome contains a region encoding:
- the LOC122027632 gene encoding probable ribose-5-phosphate isomerase 2, with product MVLGLGTGSTAAHALDRIGDLLRGGDLRDIVGIPTSEWAAGIPLTDLAAHPVVDLSIDGADEVDPALNLVKGRGGSLLREKMVEGASRRFIVIVDDSKLVPRLGGSGLAIPVEVIPFGWALTLRRLQNLFDGTPGFNLKLRTASINAKASAFTEKESEIEPFVTNNKNYIVDLFFEDGIHGDL from the coding sequence ATGGTCCTTGGCCTCGGCACCGGCTCCACCGCCGCCCACGCCCTCGACCGCATCGGCGACCTCCTGCGCGGCGGCGACCTCCGTGACATCGTCGGCATCCCCACTTCCGAATGGGCCGCCGGCATCCCCCTCACCGATCTTGCCGCGCACCCGGTGGTCGACCTATCCATCGACGGCGCGGACGAGGTTGACCCGGCGCTCAACCTTGTGAAGGGCCGCGGTGGCTCCCTCCTCCGGGAGAAGATGGTGGAGGGCGCCAGCCGCCGCTTCATCGTCATCGTCGACGACTCCAAGCTCGTTCCGCGCCTCGGTGGCAGCGGCCTCGCCATCCCCGTGGAGGTCATCCCCTTTGGCTGGGCCCTCACTCTCCGCCGACTACAGAACCTCTTCGACGGCACGCCCGGCTTCAACCTCAAGCTCCGTACGGCTTCAATCAACGCCAAAGCTAGCGCCTTTACCGAAAAAGAATCCGAAATTGAGCCATTTGTGACGAATAACAAGAACTACATCGTGGACCTGTTCTTCGAGGATGGAATCCACGGAGATCTATAG